In Lolium rigidum isolate FL_2022 chromosome 7, APGP_CSIRO_Lrig_0.1, whole genome shotgun sequence, the DNA window TGTGTTTGATGATGTGACCCTGAGGTTCCAGGAATTGATCGAGTCCAACTTTGACGAAGCAGAGCTGTAAAAGGTCGCTGGAGCCAAGGCACTTTGACAGTTGCCACTCTAGGCTTCCTGACAATTTCTAGTTTAGATATTGTTGCTCTTTGATTTGCTCTTGTTTTTAATCCTTTTGTGGGGTTAGATAGATAATAAAAGACTCTTGTTTACCAGTTCTCTGGTCTTAAGGATTTGGGGTCTGTTTTTACTTGCGCCACTGTGACGCACTCCTTATAATATACAAAATGGCACACACCTTGATGCCTGTTAAAGAAGACTTAAAAGTCAGTTATGACTTCTTGGGAAATCTTGTTTAGTTTCAGTGCTATTTCCTAAAGGCATCACTAGTTTTGGTTGCACCTTTTACTAGTTTgtttaggacccttagcatacgcGTAAGCTCGTATGGCATACGGGCATAGGAACTGTACTGTTGTGAACTCTGAATTGATAAAACAGTGCCATCACTCTTTTGGCGATAACaatatatgcattgctgctgcttCAGTGATATTCTGTATTTTCTGCAAAGATTGCGTCGTCTTGTTGTGGCTGCCCTGTTAATATTGTTTCCATTGCCTTGTTAATATGGGATTAATCTTTAATAAATTCTAACCACTTCAGAATTTTCTGTATCTCTCTTTCGAAATCCTCCAGCTTACAAGGATGCACACACGATTTCTGGTGTGCAGCATGCTGTGAAAGGTGTTTCTGTTTCTCATGAAAGAGGCATGACTGATCCACACGAGAGTCAAGCAATCACAAACAAAAAAGATTCTTCAACCAACTTTGAGGTAGCTTTGTCACATTCTGGAGcagggaaactatcatttacatataactcGGCAAGTCCTGATTTCAGCATGCCTGACATGGAGTCGGTATGCAAGGAAATGGAGGCTAGATGTCTCAGCACATACAACTTCCTAGAACCCAATTTCTCTTTCATGAAACTTCTGCAAGATATTTGCCAGTGTATTGTTGACATGGGCTGTGAATCGAGTAGACCTAGAGAAAAAAGAATGATACAGATAATTCCTGCAGTAGACTTTTTGTCTAAGCCTTCAGTGCCACGAGTATTGCAATCAAGTCAAGCTGCTATCTCAATTATGTCACCTAACAgtcgcatcattcatggtggtatTTGCTCTTCTAGTGCTATTGCTGGAGAACAGAACAGTTCCAGTAATATGCAAGTTATTGCCAAGAGACCAGCTCATGATGTCAGTGACATATCAAAAGGTGAAGAACACGTGAGTATTCCCATAATTAATGGATCTGGCAATGGCATTCTTCCTCCTCCCTTTCACTACATACCATTCAATATCACGTTCCAGAAGGCACATGTCAATATTTCTCTTGCTAGAATAGGAGATGATAGTTGCTGCTCAGATTGCTTTGGAGATTGTCTAGCAGAGCCACTTCCTTGTGCATGCGCAACAGAAACTGGAGGCAACTTCGCTTATACAAGAGACGGCCTGCTTACAGAAGCATTTCTTGATACTTGTGTCTCCATGCTTCGAGAACCAGATAAACATCATATAGTCTACTGCAAAATTTGTCCTAATGAACTAGTGAAGCTCAAAGTAAATGCGGATCCGCAAAACACGAAAGTGAGTCCCGATCCTTGTAAAGGACATCAGCTAACGAAATTTGTTAAGGAATGCTGGAGTAAGTGTGGCTGCAGCAGAAATTGTGGAAATCGTGTGGTTCAGCGAGGCATTACTCGACCTCTACAGGTAAGTTGTATATACTTATTTATGATTTTAGCTTTACCCTTTTGCACGGAAGATAGAGTTGTGATTAATCAGTGCCAATTGGCAAATATGATGGAAGTAACTATTCATGTGTAATTGCATGTAATAAAAATAGAGCTCTGTTTGCTATGCAGTTTTAATGCTTACGATTCAACATACAGTTGTATTTTTTATATGACTTTAACAGGTTTAATTTATAGTACATGATTAATCTGCACCATACAAATAAGTTATAcagattttttctgtttttccttcAATTAATGTGGTAATGTTAAGCCCGTTTCTTTCTATTTTCCCTGCAATTGATGGGGCAATGTTGATCCAACttagaatctcattttgaataTGTGTATTAATATAATCGACTAATCGAGTATGATGGTAAGTGtagcaactttcttttcttgcgaTGTAGTGCATTCTTTGTATGCTCATCAAACTGAACAACGGGGCATGTTTTCTTATATTCATTTGTAATGAATGGATCGTTGTTTCAGGTATTCTTAACCAATGGGAAAAAGGATGGGGACTGCGGGCTTCTGAGGAACTTCCTCGAGGCGCTTTTGTTTGTGAATATGTTGGCGAAATATTAACGAACAATGAGTTGGACGAGCGAAATTCTCAAACGACAGCCAATGAGAGGCACACGTACCCTGTGAATCTTGATGCTGATTGGGCCACTGAAGGAGTTCTGGAGGATGACCATTCTCTCTCTCTAGATGCCACATTTTATGGGAACGTCGCAAGGTTTATAAACCACAGGTAATATTCCTTTCCCGATTTGTTATCATGAAGTTTGCTATTTTAAACAGAAATACATAATGATCCTCCACGGTTCCCTATAATACATGATGTTTTTGGTTCCATGTATATTACAAAGCTAGTGGGGACCTGCGGGTTCCCATTAGGTACTGGTTTTCTTTTCCATTGTGGCCATTTGTACACGATTGGACAAAGGCACAAAGCGATAAATGCTGTTTGGAGGTAAATCTATATAAAATTGCACCCATAAAAAAGAAATCATAGGAAATTTCTTGTAATTGCTTGTAAGCTAGTAGTGGACTAGTGGGTATGTTTGTATTATTTCTTATGTCAACAGTTCAACGCTTCGATTGAGATATACAAGTGATGCTACTCTACTTAACTAACTAATAATACATCCTAACCCAATAATTGAATGCAGAGGTAATTCAAGAGAAAAACAAACTACTTCCGTACTATGCTGAACCAATACTTTTGTCTTATTGATTGACTTGTTATGTTTTTGTCTTATGCTGCAGATGTTTTGATGCTAATCTTATTGGAATACCTGTTGAGATTGAGACACCTGACCACCACTACTACCATGTATGTATGCAACTCTAGCTAGTTACTGACATTTGTGTATTAATGCAATTCGAATCATTTGAAGATTGTTTATTtattctattttttttgtttagcTGGCGTTTTTCACCACAAGGCAAACAGAGCCATTTGAAGAACTGACATGGGTAGGTTTGTCGTACACTGGTACTTCATGCAGTTGTCCTACATTTAAGCAATTAAGCTCCATCTTGCGGCATCATCCTGCCCCTGCATGCACTAGTGAATCCGAGAACTAAAAGATATGGGTTAACTTGTGACCATCCTAACTGAATTCAGTTCAATCTCATGCTCTGACTTCTGGACCTTATGTTGGATTGTATCACCGCAGATCAATCAATAGTTATTTGTTAGTGAAACAGTCAAAATGCATGATCTTGTTTTGTACACATTTTGACCGCAGGACTACGGAATTGATTTTGACGACGTGAGCCACCCTATCAAGGCGTTCAAATGTCTTTGCACAAGTGAGTATTGCCGGGGCAAAAGAAGCATCTCAAGTAGGTGCCTCAAGCTTTTCTATTGTGCACCTTTGCTGTTTTCTCAACCTTCTCTACTATTCCCTCCTCCTCCTTTTTGCTAAATATTCACCCTCGAGATTCTCAGTTTAAGAATATATTTGTCAATTGAGTGAAGCAAGAGTGTAGTTAATGGTTTTAGCCTGCCATTTAATAGGgtatgtatgttttttttttggttgaaAACCTGTATGGTTATTTCTCATTGACTCTTTTTTCGATTTACTGTTTTTCTGTCTATGGACATGATGGATTGATGGCTAATAGGTAGTAATGTATGACCAACTTTAGCAGACGAACTAGCATATGGCCTTTGCTGATGTGTATCCCTCGATATAGAATTTTCTTGGTATTGATTTTTTTTGGGTGAAATTGTACATGGTTATGCCCATATGATGTCTGTGATATGGTTGTAGCAATTGAAAGCAACCGAATCACAATGAGAATTCAGAAGATAGACATAGAGGTGATTGATTTTCTTCTTGAAACATATGGAGAACATTCTCTCCCGGACTTCTCAAATTTGTAGGAATGTCCAGAAACTTCTGAAATTCGTAAAAGTGGACATTTCCGTCCAGTATTTATGTTAATATTTTGGTCTGTTAAACTAGAATGAAATTTTGAACAAGACCGCTTTTCCATATGATGTTCGAGTGATTCGATTTTTCGTTAAGTAGCTGACCACAAATGTTGCTATGCTGCTACAGGATCTAAATCCAGAGCCCTGGTGTTACTGTGAGTACTGGTCAAGAGATAAAGGCGAGAAGGAGATTCCAGATAACATAGCATCTGCCAAGCCGTTTTCATGGTTTTGTGATCATAGGTCATATTTTGCTTAGCTTAGAACAAACGTTCCATATTACNNNNNNNNNNNNNNNNNNNNNNNNNNNNNNNNNNNNNNNNNNNNNNNNNNNNNNNNNNNNNNNNNNNNNNNNNNNNNNNNNNNNNNNNNNNNNNNNNNNNCtacagagatcaatcatgcaaaccaaattttaacaagctctatgtagttattcattaatgagtacaaggtacatgatgcaagagcttaaaaaagatctatatgagcacaacaattgccaagtatcacattattcaagacattaaaccatttaccacatgcggcattttccgtttccaaccatatagcaatgaatgaagtagttcaaatttcgcaatgaacattaaagatgaagctaagaacacgtgtgttcatacgaaacagcggagcgtgtctctctcccaaacaatgaatgctaggatccgatttattcaaacaaaaacaaaaataaaaacaaacagatgctccaagcaaagcacataagatgtgacggaataaaaatatagtttcactagaggaacctgataagttgtcgatgaagaagggatgccttgggcatccccaagcttagacgcttgagtcttcttaaaatatgcagggatgaaccacgggggcatccccaagctttgacttttcactcttcttgatcatattgtatcatcctcctctcttgacccttgaaaacttcctccacaccaaactcgaaacaaactcattagagggtcagtgcataattcatatattcagaggtgacataatcatttttaacacttctggacattgaacaaagctactgaaagttaatggaacaaagaaatccatcaaacatagcaaaacaggcaatgcgaaataaaaggcagaatctgtcaaaacgcaacagcttcgtaaagacgaattttaaagtggcaccggacttgctcggatgaaaatgcccaaattgaatgaaagttgcgtacatatccgaggatcacgcacgtaaattggcagatttttttgatttttctacagagactactgctcaaattcgtgacgtagaagaaatctgttctcgctagacaatccaaatctagtattggctttactatcaaagactttacttggcacaacaatgcattaaaacaaagataaggagaggttgctacagtagtaaacaacttccaagactcaaatataaaataaagtgcagaagtaaaataatgggttgtctcccataagcgcttttctttaacgcctttcagctaggcgtagaaagtgtctatcaagtaacatcaagagacgaagcatcaacatcataatttgttctaataatagaatcataaggtaacttcattatctttctagggaagtgttccatacctttcttgagaggaaattgatatttaatattaccttccttcatatcaatggtagcaccaacagttcgaagaaaaggtcttcccaatataatgggacaagatgcattgcattcaatatccaagacaacaaaatcaacgggtacaaggttattattaaacataatacgaacattatcaatcctccccaaaggtttctttacagcattatcaacaagattaacatccaaataacaattcttcaatggtggcaagtcaagcatatcatagattttcttaggcataacagaaatacttgcaccaagatcacataaagcattacaatcaaaatcattgaccctcatcttaatgatgggctcccaaccatcttctaactttctaggaatagaggtttcaagttttagtttctcttctctagcttttatgagagcatttgtaatgtgttttgtaaaggccaaatttatagcactaacaTTGGGACTTttggcaagcttttgtaagaactttataacttcagagatgtgacaatcatcaaagtctaaaccattatgatctacagcaatgggatcattatccccaatattttgaaaaatttcagcagttttagcagtttcaggcaattttgcacgctttgcactaggagtagaaacattgacaacaccaattattttaccattgatagtaggaggtgtagcaacatgtgaacccTTAAcactactagtggtggtaatagtccaaactttagctacattattctctttagctagtttttcattttcttctctttcccacctagcatgcaattcagccatcaatctaatattctcattaattcgaacttgggtggcatttgctgtagtgacaatcttattttcaatatcctcaggtttagcagccattttattaattaaggaggattgtgacgcagacaggtatgagattcggttttcagcatttgaaatcttagtttgcaaacccgaaatccccatattcaaattttcaagttgatttcctatatttttcaacaaggtagattgttcattcatagttttagtaaacaattgatttttctcatactgtgattgcataaagctcttagtggatctttcaatttctagcatcttttcctcatatctaccataagaattaccataatcattaccactagca includes these proteins:
- the LOC124678960 gene encoding histone-lysine N-methyltransferase SUVR4-like produces the protein MTSSKVYKEKFDSVVTYLHAAIGVDRKTVSQALDDLLKVYDYNWEHIEADDFRVLTDAIFDEPDPKEGKKWQADDFRVLNDAILDKPDPKEGKKWQAKGRKDRCGHLDSDHGNKKLKVEHQSQDLPIFEAPLAVMRPLVQDSTHQRAYKDAHTISGVQHAVKGVSVSHERGMTDPHESQAITNKKDSSTNFEVALSHSGAGKLSFTYNSASPDFSMPDMESVCKEMEARCLSTYNFLEPNFSFMKLLQDICQCIVDMGCESSRPREKRMIQIIPAVDFLSKPSVPRVLQSSQAAISIMSPNSRIIHGGICSSSAIAGEQNSSSNMQVIAKRPAHDVSDISKGEEHVSIPIINGSGNGILPPPFHYIPFNITFQKAHVNISLARIGDDSCCSDCFGDCLAEPLPCACATETGGNFAYTRDGLLTEAFLDTCVSMLREPDKHHIVYCKICPNELVKLKVNADPQNTKVSPDPCKGHQLTKFVKECWSKCGCSRNCGNRVVQRGITRPLQVSILNQWEKGWGLRASEELPRGAFVCEYVGEILTNNELDERNSQTTANERHTYPVNLDADWATEGVLEDDHSLSLDATFYGNVARFINHRCFDANLIGIPVEIETPDHHYYHLAFFTTRQTEPFEELTWDYGIDFDDVSHPIKAFKCLCTSEYCRGKRSISRSKSRALVLL